One window from the genome of Nicotiana sylvestris chromosome 9, ASM39365v2, whole genome shotgun sequence encodes:
- the LOC104239014 gene encoding chlorophyllase-2-like: MQQKHGERKREMAKKVGDDGIALDFQVGDEAVEIINVKRSFLFDVLPCPLLVFSPTTQGSYPVLLFFHGFMLQPNCYKSLLLHISSHQYIIVAPQFSPMATQSQEVKNAKKIVEWLSTNNLDAVLPEKVLPDLQKVAVSGHSRGGKTAFALALGHGGSSTSNATQLEPPLKISALLGIDPVAGSSLSCLCSPNILQFIPYSFDQSIPVAVIGSGLSNQRAFGVCPPGAPNGVNHAEFFNESKPPCYYFLAKDYGHLDMLDDGTAALISWMTKSGKASKDTMRRTVGGLFVAFLKAYLDGQADDLINIVESPKIRAPITLDPVISIEE; encoded by the exons ATGCAACAGAAGCacggagagagaaagagagagatggcaAAGAAGGTAGGGGATGATGGTATAGCATTAGATTTTCAAGTAGGAGATGAGGCTGTAGAGATAATAAACGTTAAGCGCTCATTTCTCTTTGATGTCCTGCCATGTCCATTGTTAGTGTTTTCGCCCACTACACAAGGATCCTATCCCGTTTTACTCTTTTTCCATGGTTTCATGCTCCAGCCAAACTGCTACAAATCCCTCCTTCTACACATTTCTTCCCATCAATATATCATCGTCGCTCCTCAG TTTTCTCCTATGGCAACCCAAAGCCAGGAAGTGAAAAACGCAAAAAAAATAGTAGAGTGGTTATCAACTAACAACCTAGACGCTGTCCTGCCGGAGAAAGTCCTTCCGGACCTCCAGAAAGTCGCCGTCTCCGGCCACAGCAGAGGTGGCAAAACAGCATTCGCCCTAGCATTAGGCCACGGCGGCAGCTCAACATCAAACGCAACCCAATTAGAACCCCCTCTCAAAATCTCAGCACTCCTCGGAATTGATCCAGTAGCAGGATCCTCTCTGTCCTGTTTATGCTCTCCCAATATTCTCCAATTTATTCCTTACAGTTTTGATCAATCAATTCCCGTGGCTGTAATTGGTTCCGGCTTGTCAAATCAACGAGCATTTGGTGTGTGTCCACCTGGCGCACCAAATGGGGTAAATCATGCTGAGTTTTTCAACGAGAGTAAGCCTCCTTGTTATTATTTCTTGGCTAAGGATTATGGCCATCTTGATATGTTGGATGATGGAACGGCAGCTTTGATTAGTTGGATGACGAAAAGTGGAAAGGCATCGAAGGATACCATGAGAAGGACTGTTGGAGGGCTTTTTGTGGCATTTCTCAAGGCTTATTTGGATGGTCAAGCTGATGATTTAATTAATATTGTGGAATCGCCTAAAATTCGTGCTCCTATTACACTTGATCCTGTTATATCTATCGAGGAGTAA
- the LOC138877876 gene encoding uncharacterized protein encodes MTIESEEIDTSAATVRGGLILIDQHLALFLQPCDTTGSSLILVKLTRPENYTLWSSTTRVNLLGKSELGFVDGRYPKEKFDITFHKLWEKCIDIVLSRIMNSISYELLSGTVCASSAHKVWMDLKERFDKVNGSRVLYLYKQISALTQGISFVPTYFSTLKELWAEFDALMLCLRCGCEESKKYVEQFQYQRLLQFLMGFNESYSESSNQIGHARENCYKLNGYPPDFKAKKKFGLGNAVHYAQDSSTSAGNNQAATVTNFACSSLWTVKGIGREDDGLYILYSGDVSTSGSPDPNTIPKPLVPRTPPPTVNMIKNHKIMDVALWNKILGHTPEKTLRNIAVFQDCECKNTTESCTSSSSCLLRLFCDTKGLQNVGIHSKTFTVSRDVLFKEDVFPLKYADTTSSIFLVVDLTSVILSYPENNSSSQQSEHIPFANSLPGKEISFNNFASEIAADNGDNSTAGDLDVSVSIPTEPSLPFSSPSPVPEPHHNRKSTRASRPPIWMRDYVTHNKGKAQYCYPISPYVSYDNVSSYFGSALAAYSVIVEPKTFSEVVKDPSGLL; translated from the exons ATGACGATCGAGAGTGAAGAAATTGATACAAGTGCAGCAACAGTCAGAGGAGGTCTTATCTTAATTGATCAACATCTTGCATTGTTCCTTCAACCATGCGATACTACAGGTAGCTCTCTAATTTTAGTCAAATTAACTAGACCTGAGAATTATACACTGTGGAGTAGTACAACACGTGTGAATTTACTAGGAAAGAGTGAGCTAGGGTTTGTGGATGGTAGATACCCTAAGGAGAAGTTTGATATAACTTTTCATAAATTGTGGGAAAAGTGTATTGACATAGTACTCTCAAGGATCATGAATTCAATAAGTTATGAGTTGTTAAGTGGCACGGTGTGTGCCTCAAGTGCTCACAAAGTGTGGATGGACCTCAAAGAAAGGTTTGATAAAGTTAATGGCTCTCGTGTGTTGTATCTTTACAAACAGATTTCCGCTTTGACTCAAGGGATATCCTTTGTGCCAACTTATTTCTCTACGTTGAAGGAACTTTGGGCAGAGTTTGATGCTCTTATGTTATGCCTTCGGTGTGGCTGTGAGGAGTCAAAGAAGTATGTTGAGCAATTTCAATACCAAAGGCTATTGCAGTTTTTGATGGGATTTAATGAGTCTTACTCCGAATCTAGCAACCAGATA GGACATGCTAGAGAGAACTGCTACAAGTTAAATGGATATCCCCCTGACTTTAAAGCTAAGAAGAAGTTTGGCTTAGGAAATGCAGTGCATTATGCTCAGGATTCATCTACTAGTGCAGGAAACAATCAAGCTGCTACTGTAACTAATTTTGCATGTTCTTCACTG TGGACAGTCAAAGGTATTGGTAGAGAAGATGATGGGCTATATATTTTATACTCTGGAGATGTCAGTACAAGTGGATCTCCAGATCCCAATACAATTCCTAAACCATTGGTTCCTAGAACACCACCACCTACTGTAAATATGATCAAAAACCACAAAATAATGGATGTAGCCTTATGGAATAAGATATTAGGGCATACACCTGAAAAAACTTTGAGGAACATAGCTGTATTTCAGGACTGTGAATGCAAGAATACTACTGAATCTTGTACT AGCAGTTCTAGCTGTCTTCTTAGGCTATTTTGTGACACAAAAGGGCTACAAAATGTTGGTATTCACTCTAAGACTTTTACTGTTAGTAGAGATGTACTGTTCAAGGAAGATGTATTTCCTTTGAAGTATGCTGACACTACCTCTTCTATATTTCTTGTCGTGGATCTTACTTCTGTTATTCTCTCTTATCCTGAGAACAATTCATCATCTCAGCAATCTGAACACATCCCTTTTGCTAATTCTTTACCTGGTAAAGAGATTTCTTTCAACAACTTCGCAAGTGAAATTGCTGCAGACAATGGTGACAATTCAACTGCTGGTGATCTTGATGTCTCAGTGTCAATACCTACTGAGCCAAGCTTGCCCTTCTCTTCACCATCGCCTGTCCCTGAGCCCCATCATAATAGGAAATCCACCAGAGCTAGCAGACCTCCTATTTGGATGAGGGACTATGTCACTCACAATAAAGGGAAGGCTCAGTACTGTTATCCTATTTCCCCCTATGTTAGTTATGATAATGTTTCTTCATATTTTGGCAGTGCCTTGGCAGCTTACTCTGTCATTGTTGAACCTAAGACATTTTCTGAAGTTGTCAAAGACCCAAGTGGATTGCTGTAG